The segment TTTAATGCTCAGGACCTGAAATTTTTCCGGGTTGTAGTGAAGTACAAGAGGGCGGGTTTCAAACTGGTATATGTAATAACAAAAATCCTTTACCACTCCCTTAATAGTTACCTGTTGATCGTTGTTCAGATAAATTGTTTTTCCGACAGCTTCCACTAGGTTTACCTAATCCCAGGGAAAAAGGGTTTTTTCATTGACAACAATAAAATTGGAAGTAGAATCACCGGAGGTCTCGTGAAGATTTTCTCCTGCAATTATTTCGAGTTTCATATTCTTAATAAAATCGGCATCAACTGCATAATAACTTGCTTCGAAATTTTCATCCAGTTTTTTCTCTTTTATTGCGGCAGTCATGGAGGTTCCTCCAAAAGGAGCAGAGGTAAATCCTACACTTTCCACATTTTTATGCGAGGCAATTTCATTTGCCATTAAAGTATGATCTCCCCTGACTGAAATGTTATAGATGTCTTTCCTATTAAAATTTTCATTGTCTGTAGCCATGTATCTGAACTGGCTGAACATATTTGCAATTAAGAAGATAAAACAGGCTGTGACAACAAATTGAATAACCACAAGGCTTTTTCTAAAGCCTATTTTTCCAAAGGAAGCAGGATTTAAATTTCCTTTTAAAACTTTTGCTGGTGAGAAACGGGATAAAATTTTGGCAGGAATTATTCCCGCTACCGCACTAGTAAGTACAGTAAAACTAATAAATACAGACCAAAGGATTAGGTAATTATCTACTTCCCATGTGAGCCAGTTTACGGTGATAAACTCTTCCATTATTTTCAATAGAAAAAATCCAACAACCAGTGCGAATAAAGCTATTAGAATAGATTCACATAGAAACTGCCATACAAGTTGGTTCCGGCTGGCGCCGTTTACCTTTCTAATCCCGACTTCATTTGCACGGTTTAATGATCGTGCAAGGGTGAGATTGGTATAATTAAAACTTACCAGTAAGATTATAGCGAGTGCCATAAAAAAGTTAACCGAAAGGTCCCTGAGAGATTCTACATAGGGATTGTCCTCCAACTCTTCAAAATCCGGAGAGATTTTGTCAAAAGCCTGGCTTTGAAATAATCTTTTTTCGTCCTTCTCCTGCACCAGTTTATTAGTGTTTGCTGTAATTGCAGCCAGAGCCGCATCCAGGTTCTTGCGGTTTTCTTCATTCTGAAGTTTTACATAAGTATATCCTGTAAGATCCAGCTGTGGGTTCTGGTCCCTGAATTTGCTTTGGGTAGCCATAGAAACCAGGACATCACTTCTAAAATGCGTGGTTTTTTCATAGGGTTGCAATACTCCCGTAATAGTTAATTCTCCATAGTCGTGATGAGTCACGGTTTTTCCTATTGGATTTGCATCTCCGAAAAATATTTGTGCCATTTCATGGCTCAACACTATTGTGTTAGGAGAATCTGGTATTGTTCCTGTTCTAAGGGGAAAGGCAAAAATTTTAAAAAAATCAGGCTCTACAAAGAGTGGGTTTACTTCTATAGTTTTGATACTATTGTTAAGTTCCCATCCAAATTCTCTGGTTGTATGAGTAGCTTTTTCTACAAAGGGATAGTCCTCTCTCAATCTGCTAGCAACGGCCATAGGAGAGGAGCCATACTTTGTTTTCTCACCAGATGGCGTTTCTATTTGTGTGGTAACACGGTATATCTTTTCTCTCTCCGGATGGAAATTATCGTATTCAAAAACACTTTGAACCTGCATCAAAGAAAGCAAAGCAAATGGAATGGCCAGACCAAGCCCCATAATGTTTACGAAGGAAAAAAGTTTATTCTTCCAAATATTTCGCCACGCTATTTTGAAGTAGTTGCAGATCATAATAATATTTTTACTCGGTTCGTAAACTTTTTACCGGATTTGCTATTGCTGCTTTGGTTGCCTGAAAACTTACTGTAAGAATTGCTATTAACAAGGCCAGAGTTCCTGCAAGTGCAAATACCCACCATTCAATGTTTATCCTGTACGCAAAATCCTGTAACCAGTCATGCATAATATACCATGCGATAGGAGAAGCAATAACAATAGCTACCGCTACTATTTTCAGAAATGATTTCGAAAAAAGTAGGATAATGGAGTTAATCGAAGCTCCCAGCACTTTCCTTATTCCTATTTCTTTTATCTGTTGTTCTGTTATTTGAACTATAAGTCCAAAAACTCCCATTGCAGCGAGGAATAAGCTTAATCCGCTGAAAAAGGCAAACAACTGCTGCAATTTACTTTCAGCCTTATATTGGGTGGCTAACATTTCATCTACCCTGTTTACTTCCAGTAATTTATTGGGATAAAATTCCGTCCACAATTTTTGCAGTTCTTCTAAAACTGCCTGTTCAGCTCCTGATTTTGTTCTTATTATCATCCCTCCGTAAGGAATAGGATTTTCCGCAGTAATTATTGTTGGTTTAAGAGAAGTTTTTAAAGATTCGGTATTGAAATTTTCCACAATTCCTACCGGGGTTATCTTAGCATCTTCAATATTTTCATTTAAATTTTTAACCTGAAGAATATTCGCTGTATATGAAGTTAGAATTGAAGCAGGGCTGTTACTGGATTTCCTGCTCTTCCTTCCAAATGATTTCACCGTTGGGATTGCCAGCTTTTACATCAGAAGGAAATTTTTTGTCCAGGAGCCTTCCTTTCTGCAATTGAAGACCCAGGGTTTCTGCAAGATCAAGATCTGCACTTATATAATAGATTTCAATACTTTTATCAGGATCTGCAGGATCGGGTACTCTTTTGGACATGTAACCTTCCTTTAGTAGGTATCCAGGTGGAAACACTCACCTTTTCGATATTCGAATTTTTTAATAATTGGGTTTTAAAAACATCTCCTTTGCCGTCCCAGCTCACAGTTCCAATACTTAAAAGAGATTCTTTATTATATCCAATATCTGTGGTCTTAAGGAAAGTCACCTGCTGCTGTACCACAATGAGTGCGATAAGAACAATAATAGAAATTGAGAATTGAAGCACCACAAGGCTTTTTCTTACCAGGTTCTGGCCACTTAAATTTCCGGTATATAAATTCCCTTTTATGGTTTCGGCAGGATTGTATCCTGACATTACAAAGGCGGGATAGCCTCCTGCCAGAAGACTTATGCAAAGAAGAATTACAGTCATTATTCCAAACAGGTAAAAACCTGAGACAAAGGTCTGTTGTAATGCATGCCCCAAATAATTTTCAATAAAAGGGACAGATAATTTATATAAGAAAGTGGCTATTAAGGCAGAAATAGTAAAGAATAAAACAGCTTCTGTAAGAAACTGGAATACCAGTTGCTTACGGTTGGCACCAAGAATCTTTCTTACGCCTATTTCCCCCATCCGTTTAACTGCTCTGGCAGTACTAAGATTAATAAAATTAACACAGGCCACAATGAGCAGAAGCAAAGCGACCCCGCTAAGGATGTATATATTTGAAAAACTTCCTTTTATTTCCTGATATTCAGCAAAATCAGAATGTAAATAAATGTCCTTTACAGGTTGTAGTTCAAATGAATCTGCCTTTTCAGCTTCTACAAAGTCAGCATACCAGTTACTCAGCTTTTGACCAAACTCATTTGAATTTGTACCTGATTTCAGAAGCACATAATTTTGACGAAAGGTGCCAAATTGCTCCTTGTTTAAAACTTCCAGCCTTCCTTTTTGCACCAGAAGTGCATCGGCTCTTAAGTGGGTATTCGAGGGAATATCCTCTATAACTCCTGTGATAACGTATGAATTAGGTTCTGCGCCATAAGAGGGTACATCAGAAATAATTTTACCAACTGGATCTTCATTTGGAAAGAACCTTTCTTTTAAACTGCGGCTTATGATCAGATTTTTTTTGTCGTGGATATAATTTTCAGGACCTCCAGCCAAAATTTTTAAATCCAGCATCTTCCAGACGGTAGTATCTGCCTGTAAAAGATTCACTTCAACCTGATCTGATTCCGAAGAAGAAAGTTTTAAATGAATGGGGCGGGTACTTAACTGTGAGACAGCTTCTACTTCCGGAAAATCATTCATTAAGACGGGATTAAGACCAGCAAATGAAGAAGCCATCCTTTTAGATTGGTTACTTCCGGTGGTACTAACAGTAATGATCCTGTAAAGGTCATTTCCTTTACTCCAGTGCGTGTCATAAGAAAGATCATCTATAACAACTGTGGCCACACTCATGCATGCCCCGATTCCTATGGTTAAACCCAGAATATTAATGAATGAGTAAACCTTGTTTTTAGTTAAGGTTCGCCACGCTATTTTGAAGTAATTCCAGATCATTTTTACAATTTTATTCGGTTCTTAAGTTTTAATAGGATAGGAGGTGTTGCCGTTCACTTCAGCTTCAAGGTCGGTATGAGAGTATGAAGGAATCTCGTTGAGCGGCCTTAGATTAAGGGAAATCCAGCCTGATGCTTCAAGGCCGCTATTAAAGAAAGCCGGGAACCGGGTTTTCAGGTTTTCAGTAAGTGCATGTTCAGGATTACCTTTTATGAAATTGATATTAAACATTTGCACAAAATTCTCATCGGCAAAGTAGGTATCGTTTTCATTAAAAATATTGTCTTTATGCTGAAGGGTAACGATACCTGCAGAAACAACTCTTGTTAATTTCTCTATTTCTTTAAAATCATTCTCAAGTAATGGTCCAATGGCTGGTGCTGCAGATCCCAGTTCAAGAGAAGGTATTCCAGTTTCAGGATTAATAAAGGTTCTTTCAATTCTATAGATATTTGAAGCATTTTCGTGATAGCGGTCATAGCTCAGTTCATGAAGCACAAAGGCTGAAATTAAAAGGCAGCAGCAAAGTCCAATAGTAAGCCCGAAGATATTTATCAGGGAGATGAACCTGAATTTCATTAGGTTTCGAACTGCTGAGGTTATATAGCTTTTGATCATAACACCTGATGTTTTTTATCTCCCAAGTTCCTAATTTGAGAGACCTGAAATAATTATTCTGTTCTCAGACTCTTTACCGGGTTCGCAATGGCTGCCTTTACTGTTTGTAAACTCACCGTTGCCAGGGCAATTCCTATAGCCAGAATTCCGCCCACTACAAATAATTCAAAAGGCATTTTAATTTTATAAGCAAAACCCTGAAGCCAGAAATGAGACCCATACCAGGCAATAGGTACTGCAATTAACACTCCCAGTAAAACCAGCTTTAAGAAATCCAGGGAGAGTAAGGTGGTTAACTGTGCAACAGATGCTCCAAGGACTTTTCTTATACCTACTTCCTTTTTTCGTTGGGTAGCGGTAAAAGCAGCAAGGCCAAATAATCCCAGACAGGAGATGAGAATTGTAATTAAGGAGAAAATATTCAGGATCGAAGCAGTTCTCTGTTCAGTTTGGTAAAGTTCTCTATATTCGTCATCGAGAAAACGGTACTCAAAGGTTTTGCCCGGATTAAATGAGTTCCAGGTTGTTGCAATATCAGTTATGGCCTGGTTTATATTATCACCTGTCGTTTTTATAAGTATCTGCCCAAACCAGTCATATTCTGCAAAAATTACTACTAGTTCTATTTTCTGGTGAAGAGATACAAAATTAAAATCCTCGAGAACGGCTGTAATTAAACCGTTTCTTCCGTTTAGACTTGCAGCCTTCCCAATTGCTTCCCCGGGAATATAACCAAGTGCTTCAACAGCCGTTCTATTCAGCATAAAAGCATATTGACGTTCTGGACGGTCAATTGAAACCAGTTTTTTATCAGCAGTAGTGAAATTTCTGCCCTTAATAATTTCCAGGTTCATCGCTGAAACAAAATCCTTATCAACTGGAATAGCGGTAATAGACATACCTTCCCCGTCCTGCCTTCCGGCTACAGAAAATGAATATCCACCCTGTATGTTTACAGGAGAATCATATGAGGCGGTAACATTTTGTATGGAGCTGTAACCAGAAAGTTCCTCTTTAAAAGATTCAAATTGTTTAAGATCAATACTTCCTCCATCCAGTACGATTACATTTGAACGGTCAACCCCGGTATTGGTATTCTGTATAAAATGAAGCTGTTTTTGAGCTACCAGGGTGGCGATAATAAAGGCTATTGATACTGTGAACTGGAAAATTAAAAGTGATTTTCTTAGAATGGTAGAACTTCCCAAATTAGTTTGAATTTTGTTTAAAGCGGCTACAGGTTTTAACCTGGATAAAATCACAGCTTACCAGGTTCCCGCTATGAGAGTCATCGAGGTAAAAAGAAAAATAAGGAACAGTACAAATTCATCTTCCTGCCAGGTTCCCACTCCTATGCTCAACCCTGTGAAATTGTTAAAGGATGGCAGCAACAGGTGAGCAGCTATTACGGCTAATGTGAGGGCGATAAAATTTACAATGGCAGATTCGGTCAAAAATTGAAATATAAGATTAACACGTTTGGCCCCTAAAACCTTTCGAACCCCAATTTCCCTCAAGCGTTCCGAGGATTTTGCGGTCATTAAATTGGTGAAATTTATGCAGGCTATAATTAGCAGTAGAATTGCAATTACACTTAAGATGTATAAATAAATAACATTGTTATCATTACTATCCACTGAATATAAATGCACCTGGGTAAGTGGTTGTAGTTGCAGTTGAAATTTAAATCCGGCCTTAAACTCTTCTGAAAAACGACTGGAAACATATTTATCAATTTTTTGCTGAAGATCCTGAGTTTTTGAAGCCGGATTAAGTAATAAATAGGATCTGTCATTTGCTGAATTCCAAACTTCTGAAGTTGCTCTTGGATCTGAACTATAAGAGCCCAAAATATTGAATTGCAGTGTGGAATAGGGAGGAATATCTTCAATTACACCACTTACCTTCCAATTGTCTTCATTTATTATGATTGCTTTACCCAGTGCAGGTCCCGGGCCAAAGTATTTTTTGGCAGTGGAACTTGTGATTACTACAGAATATGGATCTTTTAAAGCCTCACCCGGATCTCCTTCTATAAAATTGAAACTGAAAATTCTAAAGAATCCTTCATCGGCAATAACCATATCTTTTTCGGTAAAAAGAACGTTATTAACCTTTACTTCCCGGGTACCATAATTGTAAATCCTGGCGGCCTCCTCAACTTCCGAAAATTCTCTTTTAGCAACCGGAACAACAGCAGTAGGGGTTAATGTAGTGCTAACAAAATCGGCATCGGCGGGAGATTTGTAACTCATATTTACAGCTACAATGCGATCTGCCTTATCGTGAAAACGATCATACCGTATTTCATTCAAAATATAAGTAGACAGCAGGAGAAAACAGGTAACACCTAAAAATAAACCAAACAGGCTTACGCTTATGGTAAGCTTAAATCTTACCAGGCTTCTCCAGGCAGTTTTAAAATAGTTCAGGATCATAGTTTCACATTTTACATTTTCCCCATAAGGGGGTTAAAGCCTTTATTATTCAGTTCTTAAACTCTTTACCGGGTTCGCAATGGCAGCTTTAATTGCCTGGAAGCTTATGGTTAGTATGGTAATAACCAGTGAAACTGCCCCTGCCAATACAAATATCCACCAGCTTATTTCAATGCGGTAAGTGAAATCCTGAAGCCACTGGTTCATAAAATACCAGGCTAAGGGAGCTGCGATAGTTAAGGCTATCAACACCAGTTTTACAAAATCTTTTGTGAGCATATGTACCACTGTACTCACGTTTGCTCCCAGAACTTTTCTTATCCCGATCTCTTTTTTCTTCTGCTCTGCCATAAATGAGATCAGCCCGAACAGGCCAAGGCAACTTATAAGGACCGCGAGGCAGGTAAAGACAATAGAAACTTTTGCCAGGCGTTGTTCTTCTGCATATAGTTTTTCTACTTCTTTGTCTATAAATGAATAAGTAAAAGGTGTATCCTTATTTACTGCTTCCCAACTCTGCTCAAGATCTGCAAGTAATTGCTCATAATTGGACACGTCTGCCTTTAGCAGAAGCCAATTTGGGGCCTCCTCGTTAAAAAGTAATAGCGGCGCGATATCTTCTTTAAGGGATGCAAAATGGAAGTCACTTACTACACCCACAATTTCAAAATCTTCTCTTACACCTTCATAAGTTTGCACCAGGGTAGAACCAACAGCATTGTCCATTTTAATATTAAAAGCATCAATAGTGGCTTTGTTAACAATAACCTGTGTGCTGTCGCCCGCCCGTAAATTCCTTCCGGCAAGTAGAGGTGTTTCTACGGTTTCAAAATAGTTTTCAGAAATTCCATTATAAATAACGGCCGTTTGATTTGTAGGATCATCTTGCGGTAGATGTAGGCCTAAGTCTCCAAGCATAAGTTCAGAAGGGTAGTGGTTACTGCCGCTTACTTCCATCACTCCGCTTATTTGGGAAATCTCATTTTTAAGAGCACTATACTTACTGCTGGCTTCACTTGTACCCAACCTTATTGCGATCAGGTTTTCTTTATTGAACCCCATATCTTTTACCTGGGTATATTTTAATTGCTGAATAATTACTATTACGCTTACTATTAATCCTATAGATACCACAAACTGAAATACCACCAGCGCTTTACGAAAAGTGCCGCTACCAGATTGTATGCTGAAAGAGCTTTTTAAAACTTTAATGGGTTTTATGGAAGATAAAATTAGGGCAGGGTATATGCCTGCAAGTAATCCTGTGATGATACTCAAACCTAACAGGGCAGTAAATATTCTCCAGTCGTACAAAGCTGTAGGATTGACCTTCCCCGTAATAAGTAGATTTAAAAAGGGTAAAACCAGTGCAGTTATTGGTATGCTTATAATAGAAGCACCTAAGGAAAGCAATAAAGATTCTCCTAAAAATTGCCCCACAAGAGAAGCCTTTCCTGCACCTACTACTTTTCGCACCCCAATCTCTTTAGCCCTTTTAGATGCCCGGGCCGTGCTTAGATTTACAAAATTAATGCAGGCCACCAACTGGATGAAAAGCGCAAGTATGAGCAGCACATAGAGATAATTAATATTTGATACCTCCTCTATTTGATTGGTTATTCCACTTGAGTATAAATGAATATCTTTAACTTTTTGCAGCAGCAATGTTTTTTCAAATCCTGCACTTGCAAGATCTTTCTTACCCCGCGCCATTAAAAAAGCAGGAAGCTTTTCCTGCACCCGGTTAGCATCTGCCCCCGGCGCAAGTTTTATATAGCTGTGCACAAAATTCTGAATGGCAAAATTTTGTACATTTTGTACGAATTCACCCAAACCCGGGGAATTCATACTCATAAAATAGTTGGGATTAAGATGAGATTTTTCCCCTGTTTGATCATCGAAAACTCCAGTCACTCTTAAAGAAACTTCTTCTTCCCCACTTCCCATAACAAGGGATTTGTTCAGGGCCCTTTCACTTCCGAACAATTTCCTGGCTAATGTTGAGGAAAGTACCACAGTATTAGGTTCTACCAAGGCGCCTTTGGGTTGACCTTCGGTAATACTGAAATTAAATAAATTAAAAACCGTAGGGTCTGCAAGGTAACCACGGGGTTCATAAAATCCCGATGCACTTTCAGCTACACGTAGTAAAGCATCACTTCCTTCCCCCATATATACCAGTCGACAGGCTTCTATTACTTCCGGGAGATCCTCTTTGAGCGCAAAAGCAATGGGTGGGCTACTCGTTGCTCGGTCAGAATCGATGCTGCTGTTATTCCGGCTCTTATTGATAGTCCTTATGCGGTACAGAGATTCTGATTCTGCGTGATGTGTGTCATACCCAAATTGAGCCGAAACATAAACCAGGATACTCAAACAACACACTGTTCCCACGGTAAGACCGAGAAAATTGATGAAGGTTTGCAGTTTGTTCTTCTGAAGGCTTCTCCAGGCTAATTTGAAATAAGTCCTGATCATAGGGAGTTGAATGATGATTAATAGTTTAATTATTTTTGTTCCTTCTCTTTTTAGGCTTAAATCCTTTTACTCAGCTCTTAAACTTCTGGTGGGGTTAGACAAAGCTGCTTTGATGGACTGAAAACTTACTGTTAACAACGTGATCATCAAAACACCAATTCCTGTAGCCACTAGAATCCAGAGGGAGATTTCTGTCCTGTAAGAAAATTTCTGCAACCAACCTTGCATAAAATAATATGCAACAGGAATGGCAATAAACAGGGAAATAAGAACCAGCCGTACAAAATCTTTTGATAGCAGAAGCCATAAATTGGTAACTGTTGCACCAAGAACTTTTCTAACACCTATTTCTTTTGTACGTCGTTCAGCTACGAAAGAAGTCAACCCGAATAATCCCAGGCAACTTATAAATATTGCGAGACCTGTGAATATTTGAGCCAGACTTGCAACCCGTTCCTCTGCCGCAAATTTCTTAGCATATTCTTCGTCTATAAAATCGTATTTGAAAGGTAGATTTGGGAACTGTTGTTTAAAGGTATTTTCAATTAGCGTAAGATTTTCAGAAACACTGTTTTCCGGGTTCAACCTAAGATTGTAATAACTGGCATTATTAAATCTGTCAAAAACAAATAATTGCTGTTTTACAGGTGAATAGGGGGACTGTATAATGGCATCCTCCACAACTCCAATAATTTGCATTGGTGGTCCCGGATCTTCCTCATTATCATCCCTTAGATATTTTCCAACAGGATCTGTCATCCCCATATATTCCATCGCGGTCCTGTTGATAATAACTGCATTGGAATCTGAGGCAAATTCCCTCGAGAAATCTCTCCCCATTATAATTTTCATTCCGAGAGTCTTCACATATTCAAAGGAGACTTCGGTCCAGGCAAAATCTTCCTGAAAACCTTCCGGTTTTCCTTCCCATTCATAACCTGATCGATTAGACCAAACTTCGGTTGCTGGGCTCATGGAGGTAGCCATTTCAATTGCCCCACCCGAGTTTATAAACTGGTTTCGCATGAGGTCGTTTTTCCCCTCAAAATCTGCGCTCATAACTTAGATCTGTATTAAACCACCCTTGTTATATCCAACGGGCCTGTTTTTGCTGAACTGAATTTGGCTCATCACCACAAGAGTTCCAATAATTAAAACAACAGAAACAGTAAACTGTGTTACGACCAGCACTTTTCTGGGAAGCGCAGAGAACCTTCCGGAATTAAATGTTCCCTTTAAAACTCTTACCTAGTCTAAAAGAGGACAGGTATAAAGCAGGATAACCTCCGGCTAACAAGGCTGTAATTATGATAAACACTAAGGAGTAGATCCAGAATTCAGGACTCGACCAGGGGAAAGTAATTTCTTTGCTTGCCAGTTCATTAAAAGTGCTTAGAAAGAGGAGTGCTAATCCAAGGGAAACGATGAAACTTATCATGGTCACCACAAGTGACTCACTTAAAAATTGTTTAATTAATTGTGCTTTACTAGAGCCTATAGCTTTACGAATACCCACCTCTAATGCTCTTTTTTCAGATCTTGCTGTGCTCAGGTTCATGAAATTTATGCAGGCCAGGAACAACACAAAAGCTCCTATAATTCCAAAAAGCCATACATTTTCAATCCTCCCTCCGGTTTGCACCCCATTTTCAAAGTTTGATCTCAGGTGCCAATCGGCCATAGGCAAAAGAAAAATTTTAGTGTCAAAATTTATTGCTTCCTCATTGGCCTTCTTTTTTGAATCTAAAATATTGGCCGTAACAGTTTCCATGGAGAGGTCTTCGGGAATTTTCACAAATAATTGAAAAGAATTATTTCCCCATTGATCCCTGGCATACTTTATCCATTCCTGCGAATTAATATAATGTTCCCATGGCATGAGAAAATGAACATCATATAGAGAGGTGTTTAGCGGGAAATCCTCATACACGGCAGTTATAAGCATATCATCTACGCTATTTACTTTTAAAATTTTTCCCAGAGGATCATTGTTTCCGAATAAAGCTTTGGCTGTTGATTCAGAAATCATGATAGAGTTTATTTCATCTAAGCCATTTTTGTCTCCCTTTAAAATTTTTGGTTCAAAAATCTCCAGTCCTTCTTCCTGTATATAATTCCCGGTTTTGGAAATATTGGTTTCTCCATATTTGAGGTATTTAGAATTGGTCCAGGAAGACATCGCAAGTTTGTCAAAATTTGAATTATAAGATTCCCTGAAAAGAAATTCTAAAGGCCTTGGAATAGCTGGTCCCGTTCCAACCTCACCATTCAAAGTCTGACTTTGAAATACCTGTGCAATCTGGTCGTGATTTTGGAAAGATCTATTAAAATTTATCTCATCCTGAATCCAGAGACAAATCATAATAGTGACTGCCATGCCCAGGGCAAGACCGAATATATTTATGAGGGAATACACCTTATTATTTAATAAGTTTCTCCAGGCTATTTTGAAATAATTGAGAAGCATAAGCTTTATTTATTGATGAATGAAATGATGATCTTAAAATTTACATTTTCATATTTTACTCCGTTCTTAAACTCTTTACCGGGTTCGCAATGGCAGCTTTAATTGCCTGAAAGCTTACAGTAAACAGTGCGATAAGGATTGCAGTTACCCCGGCTACAGCAAAAATCCACCAGCTTATATCTATTCTATAGGCAAATTGAGAGAGCCAGCGTTGCATAACAAACCAGGCGATAGGAATGGCCAGAACAAGGGAAAGTCCCACCAGTTTTATAAAATCGGCATTTAACAACTTTAAAATTCCCAGGGAAGAAGATCCCAAAACTTTTCTGATCCCGATTTCTTTTTTTCGCATTTCGGCATTAAAGGTGGCAAGTCCCAAAAGCCCCAGGCAGGAGATGAGGATTGCCATATAAGCAAAGTATCCTGAAAGTTTCAGTAGGTGCTGCTCTGTTGTGTATTGAGCCTGGAAGGTGTCATCCAGAAACTTAAAATCAAATGTGTAACCGTTGTTGTACTGCTCATAGTACCTTTTGATCAGTTCCAGCGTTTTTCTTTCATTTCCCGGTTTG is part of the Antarcticibacterium sp. 1MA-6-2 genome and harbors:
- a CDS encoding ABC transporter permease, which produces MIRTYFKLAWRSLQKNKLQTFINFLGLTVGTVCCLSILVYVSAQFGYDTHHAESESLYRIRTINKSRNNSSIDSDRATSSPPIAFALKEDLPEVIEACRLVYMGEGSDALLRVAESASGFYEPRGYLADPTVFNLFNFSITEGQPKGALVEPNTVVLSSTLARKLFGSERALNKSLVMGSGEEEVSLRVTGVFDDQTGEKSHLNPNYFMSMNSPGLGEFVQNVQNFAIQNFVHSYIKLAPGADANRVQEKLPAFLMARGKKDLASAGFEKTLLLQKVKDIHLYSSGITNQIEEVSNINYLYVLLILALFIQLVACINFVNLSTARASKRAKEIGVRKVVGAGKASLVGQFLGESLLLSLGASIISIPITALVLPFLNLLITGKVNPTALYDWRIFTALLGLSIITGLLAGIYPALILSSIKPIKVLKSSFSIQSGSGTFRKALVVFQFVVSIGLIVSVIVIIQQLKYTQVKDMGFNKENLIAIRLGTSEASSKYSALKNEISQISGVMEVSGSNHYPSELMLGDLGLHLPQDDPTNQTAVIYNGISENYFETVETPLLAGRNLRAGDSTQVIVNKATIDAFNIKMDNAVGSTLVQTYEGVREDFEIVGVVSDFHFASLKEDIAPLLLFNEEAPNWLLLKADVSNYEQLLADLEQSWEAVNKDTPFTYSFIDKEVEKLYAEEQRLAKVSIVFTCLAVLISCLGLFGLISFMAEQKKKEIGIRKVLGANVSTVVHMLTKDFVKLVLIALTIAAPLAWYFMNQWLQDFTYRIEISWWIFVLAGAVSLVITILTISFQAIKAAIANPVKSLRTE
- a CDS encoding ABC transporter permease; this encodes MLLNYFKIAWRNLLNNKVYSLINIFGLALGMAVTIMICLWIQDEINFNRSFQNHDQIAQVFQSQTLNGEVGTGPAIPRPLEFLFRESYNSNFDKLAMSSWTNSKYLKYGETNISKTGNYIQEEGLEIFEPKILKGDKNGLDEINSIMISESTAKALFGNNDPLGKILKVNSVDDMLITAVYEDFPLNTSLYDVHFLMPWEHYINSQEWIKYARDQWGNNSFQLFVKIPEDLSMETVTANILDSKKKANEEAINFDTKIFLLPMADWHLRSNFENGVQTGGRIENVWLFGIIGAFVLFLACINFMNLSTARSEKRALEVGIRKAIGSSKAQLIKQFLSESLVVTMISFIVSLGLALLFLSTFNELASKEITFPWSSPEFWIYSLVFIIITALLAGGYPALYLSSFRLGKSFKGNI
- a CDS encoding ABC transporter permease, encoding MAMVSIKPGNERKTLELIKRYYEQYNNGYTFDFKFLDDTFQAQYTTEQHLLKLSGYFAYMAILISCLGLLGLATFNAEMRKKEIGIRKVLGSSSLGILKLLNADFIKLVGLSLVLAIPIAWFVMQRWLSQFAYRIDISWWIFAVAGVTAILIALFTVSFQAIKAAIANPVKSLRTE
- a CDS encoding FtsX-like permease family protein gives rise to the protein MSADFEGKNDLMRNQFINSGGAIEMATSMSPATEVWSNRSGYEWEGKPEGFQEDFAWTEVSFEYVKTLGMKIIMGRDFSREFASDSNAVIINRTAMEYMGMTDPVGKYLRDDNEEDPGPPMQIIGVVEDAIIQSPYSPVKQQLFVFDRFNNASYYNLRLNPENSVSENLTLIENTFKQQFPNLPFKYDFIDEEYAKKFAAEERVASLAQIFTGLAIFISCLGLFGLTSFVAERRTKEIGVRKVLGATVTNLWLLLSKDFVRLVLISLFIAIPVAYYFMQGWLQKFSYRTEISLWILVATGIGVLMITLLTVSFQSIKAALSNPTRSLRAE